ATCTACGCGGTCGCCGACAAGGTGGTCACGCTGGAAGTGGCCAACGGCGTCCGCATCCGGGTTTTGAAGACGTTCATCCAGGCGAAGCAGTCGAGCGCAGCCGAGGCCGACGCTACCGCCAAGAAAGACGCCGACGACAAGGCGGCTTCCAAGGAGGGCAAGTAAGTGGATCGCGCCTGGTGGGCGAAAGTGCTGATGATCGTCGGGATCACGGCAATCGCGACGTGGTACCTCATCCCGACCTTTTTCTACTTCAAGCTGCCGGCCGACGTGCGCAACGACACGGAGGTCCTGCAGAAGGCGCTTCCTTCATGGGCGCCCTCGGCCAAGCACAAGCTCAACCTCGGCCTCGACCTCCAGGGTGGCATCCACCTGGTGATGCGCGTGGACGTGGACAAGGCGCTGCGGACGAAGACCGAGACGCGCACCGAGCAGATCAAGAGCACGCTCAAGGACAAGAACATCGCCGGCGCCGAGGCCAAGGCCCTGCCGGATGATCTGCGCGTGCAGCTGACCTTCAACAACGCCGACTCTGCGAAGTCGGCCGAGAAGATCATCAGCGACTACTACCAGGACATGCACGTGGCGTCGGGCACCGACACCACCGTGCTCCTGGCCTTCAACGACCAGGACATCAAGCGCGCCAAGACCGACGCGGTGGACCAGGCGGTGAAGACCATCCGCAACCGCGTGGACCAGTTCGGCGTGGCCGAGCCGGAGATCTCCAAGCGCGGCTCCGACAGCATCAGCATCGAGCTCCCCGGCCTCAAGGACCCGGAGCGCGTGAAGGACCTGATCGGCCAGACGGCGCAGCTGCAGTTCAAGATCGTCGACGACGACAACACCGAGGCCCAGAACCTCTTCAGCGACGTGCAGCTCCCGCCGGGCGTGACCCTCTGCGCGCGCTCGAACCACTGCGCCAACGCCGAGAACGTGCCGTTCTTGCAGGGGCCGGATCGCAAGGTGCTCAAGGAGCTCACCCAGGGCAAGGCGCCTGAGGGCGACGAAATCGCGCTGGAGAAGCAGGAGTCGCCGGGCCAGGCGCCCACGTACCGCACCTATCTCTTGAAGTCGAAGACCGAGGCCACCGGCGAGAACCTCATCGACGCGCATGCCGCGCTCGACCAGACCGGCGGTGGGCGGCCGTATGTGAGCTTCGAGTGGAACCCGCTGGGCGCTCAGGACTTCGAGCGCCTCACCGAGAACAACATCCGCCACCGCATGGCCATCATCCTCGATGACCAGGTGATGAGCGCGCCCGTGATCCAGTCGAAGATCTCGGCCCACGGCCAGATCACCCTGGGCAGCAACAAGGACTACAACGCGCTGCTCGCGGAGGCGCAGGATCTCTCGCTGGTGCTCAAGAGCGGCGCGCTGCCGGCGCCGGTGACCATCGGCGAAGAGCGCACCGTGGGCGCGAGCCTGGGTGAGGAGCTCATCTCGCGCGGCTGGAAGAGCTGCGCGCTGGGCATCCTGCTCGTGGTCATCTTCATGGCGCTCTACTACAAGCTCACCGGCGTGATCGCCGACCTGGCGCTCGTGCTCAACGCGCTGCTGGTGCTCGCGGTGATGGCGCTCTTCAACTCCACGCTCTCGCTGCCGGGCATCGCGGGCTTCGTACTCACCCTCGGCATCGCGGTGGACGCGAACGTGCTCATCAACGAGCGCATCCGCGAGGAGACGCGCGCGGGCCGCACGC
The Deltaproteobacteria bacterium DNA segment above includes these coding regions:
- the secD gene encoding protein translocase subunit SecD; the protein is MDRAWWAKVLMIVGITAIATWYLIPTFFYFKLPADVRNDTEVLQKALPSWAPSAKHKLNLGLDLQGGIHLVMRVDVDKALRTKTETRTEQIKSTLKDKNIAGAEAKALPDDLRVQLTFNNADSAKSAEKIISDYYQDMHVASGTDTTVLLAFNDQDIKRAKTDAVDQAVKTIRNRVDQFGVAEPEISKRGSDSISIELPGLKDPERVKDLIGQTAQLQFKIVDDDNTEAQNLFSDVQLPPGVTLCARSNHCANAENVPFLQGPDRKVLKELTQGKAPEGDEIALEKQESPGQAPTYRTYLLKSKTEATGENLIDAHAALDQTGGGRPYVSFEWNPLGAQDFERLTENNIRHRMAIILDDQVMSAPVIQSKISAHGQITLGSNKDYNALLAEAQDLSLVLKSGALPAPVTIGEERTVGASLGEELISRGWKSCALGILLVVIFMALYYKLTGVIADLALVLNALLVLAVMALFNSTLSLPGIAGFVLTLGIAVDANVLINERIREETRAGRTPRGAVEQGYGRAFWTIFDAHVTSLIAGFVLRQYGTGPVRGFATTLIIGILASLFTSIVVTRVCVDYLLKNVFAKKISV
- the yajC gene encoding preprotein translocase subunit YajC, with the protein product MYFLLLRPQQKAARDQQSLVATLKKDDEVVTSSGILGKIYAVADKVVTLEVANGVRIRVLKTFIQAKQSSAAEADATAKKDADDKAASKEGK